One window of Papaver somniferum cultivar HN1 chromosome 9, ASM357369v1, whole genome shotgun sequence genomic DNA carries:
- the LOC113313598 gene encoding nuclear transcription factor Y subunit B-1-like, with translation MGSSGSGNDGMKEQDRLLPIANVGRIMKQSLPPNAKVSKESRETMQECVSEFISFVTGEAADRCRKEKRKTVNGDDICWAISTLGLDDYAEPLKRYLSKYRELEGDKANQNIGSSSYHADEDETSAFENGGRPMVPNPLDFNMFGNKGTINKGSSSRPN, from the coding sequence ATGGGTAGTTCTGGGTCAGGGAATGATGGGATGAAAGAGCAAGACCGACTTTTGCCCATTGCAAATGTTGGGAGAATTATGAAACAAAGCTTACCGCCGAATGCTAAAGTTTCGAAAGAATCTAGAGAAACCATGCAAGAATGTGTTTCTGAGTTCATAAGTTTTGTTACAGGTGAAGCAGCAGATAGATGCCGCAAAGAGAAACGAAAAACGGTAAATGGTGACGACATCTGTTGGGCTATTAGTACACTAGGTTTAGATGATTATGCTGAACCTTTGAAAAGGTACTTGAGCAAATATAGGGAATTAGAAGGAGACAAAGCTAACCAAAATATTGGTAGTAGTAGTTATCATGCTGATGAAGACGAAACCTCGGCCTTTGAGAATGGTGGTCGTCCTATGGTTCCTAATCCTTTGGATTTCAATATGTTCGGAAATAAGGGCACCATTAATAAAGGCTCTAGCTCAAGGCCAAATTAA